The Plasmodium falciparum 3D7 genome assembly, chromosome: 3 nucleotide sequence CATTAAACATAAGATTATcactatatatatgattatatatattgttattataatcattattattattattattattattattattattatatatattatcatcattattaggactattattattactactattattactataattattactattattttcgTCCTTCTgctttttttctatttctatTCGATTTAAAATATCCGTTACACAAAAGTTCTCATCATAAGGCATTGTGTATGTTAAATCAGTACCACTTGTATAAAAGGATTGAGATGTTTTATAATAACATGTATGAAAATCgataatattttctatataacTCTCATTTGTAATAAAgaaatcatttttatcattatctaataaaaatgttgtcGCATCAGAtgaattctttttattacttGGTAGTGTTTTAATAAACCCTTCTCTAAAAaagtttttaaaattatctatacatataacagtattattattatttaaattattgtgatgattcatatttttattattttcatcatctctataataatttaaattccTATATGACTCTGTTTTATTGTATATCatatcatttatttcttctaGTAACACACCAAAAAAAagtctaatatatatacaatttttgGATGAAAAAGTAAACGATATAGAGTACTTATAAAGATTATTTAAATCATTACTACTTGAACTTAAATAGTTTTTAAAGAGTTgtatattgttatttatacttatatttaaatttattttttcaacaTGTCTTGGtgtaattttcttttttattcttatgatATCGTTTACATGACTTCTGcataacatttttatgtCGTCAATATATCGGGACATGTTCTTCATATAAATCGcctacaataaaaaaaaaaataaaacatatatatatatatatatatgtaaactTTTTAGTTTGTCAtgacataaaatatatacacatataataaatccagttattttatttcattttatttcatttcattttattttatttcattttattttatttcattttattttattttattttattttatttcattttattttattttatttcattttattttattttatttatttcatttttttgtacCTTTCTGTTTTTTAGATacttcataatattatatgataagtAAAACCTAGAGAGTATGGCCAAGGCccataaaaacataataacaaaaataaaaaaacatattgtatttaaaaaacttgaagtattaaatatacataataattcttCATCTTTACAATTATTGGCCattacaatatttttatacatatccAAATCATATTCATCTATAAAACTCATTTTTAAATGACCAAAACTCgtaacaatttttttttttcttatttgtttgttttgttttgttttgttttgttttttttttaaactttattaatttttataactcTTGTTACGATTTAGGTTGACGCATggcttatatattataccttataagaaaaatggaataattatatatatatatatatatatatatatatatatatatatggagaaatttaaaacataatatatataataaatatatatatatatataatatatatataataatatatacataaataattaaaaagaagataaatatatatatataatatattaatataaatttctttctttaaaatttaaataaattatattatattatatatatatatatatatatttattttattattttattattttatattttttttttttttttctattttagaattttcttttgaatctatctatatttttatattcacaaaaaaaaaaaaaaaaataaatcaataaatataatatatataatatataaatatatataatatatttgtttgtttattataagtttcaattttttctatttcaaAAGGGTATAATattaagtatatattatatatatatatatatattatatatgtataatattatattagtttttttttataaagaaagaaaaaaaaaaaaatatatttatgcatatatatatatataaatatatataatataattatatatatttaatatcttttttatatatatgttttattttttcatttttttaatatttcttcttaggtttaattgtataaaaccattttaaaatattatttatacataaacccaaaaaaaaaaaaaaaattaaaaaaaaaaaattaaaaaaaaaaatcataatattatatatatatatatatatatatatatatatatatatataatgcttaaatatttatatataaagatttaaaaaaattacgaatataattttttgttttttccacataaataaaaacaaataaagcCATCTTATACttaaacattttattatttttatatatattgaaaggTCCCGATCCTTTCATATTTTAAGATATTCATTACATAAACGTTGTAAAATATAACTTAAATGgacaaatgaaaaataaatgtatatatatatatatatatgtatatatctttatatatatacttatttctatttttacaAATTTAAACACATATTCTTATATTGTGTATGtacctttttatatatattatttttttttttttttttaaaggttTATATATAGAGAATGGTTCTCCAtaaaacatacataaatTGTTAgctcaaaaaaaataaaaaaaataaaaaaaataaaaaatatatatatcaatttttttatggttatatatatatatatatatatatatatatatatatataatataacattgtTAAAGGGAATAagaaacataaaatattttcatatatatattatatatatatgtgtgttatATTGGTATACCCTTCAAGTAGTTCAAAAGTTGTGTGGCTAgtttaatttttctatatattcaaCTGCTTTATTAAGAGCAGGTGTTAAAATTTCTTCATGGATGTTTTGAAATTCATATGAAGATTCTTTACATATCCATGAAAAATTAACTAAATTTTGTaggttatttttattcatatgatcATCACTagttaatataaatttataaatatcttcGATAGCATCTCTTACATTAATGTCTTTATAATCCTTCTTTTCAATTTCTGTTTTAAACATTTCTTTGTTCTTACCAATAACTATGCCTGAGTATTTATAGCACGCTCCGTTTGGTTCAATACAATAAATATCtcctaaaaaatatatgaaatatgaaatatgaaatatattcaagtatacataaattattacacatatatatatatatatatatatttatttatttatttatttatttacatatatatattatctttttgtGCTACCTTTATCCTTTTCGTTAAAAGAACTTATAATTATTGAAGCTGCAAAAGGTCTCATGTGCCAATATAATGTATACGCAtggatatataaagaaattctGTTTACTAAAATATGTAATGGTATGTTTGTAtggaaattataataataagtatTTGCTTCACTTCTTGCTCTatctattatatttcttGCATCTCCATCAAATCCtgaatatgttattataatattattattgacatgatatattctattataactattttttttaatcatcTTATTCTTATCCATATTTGAATTTATACAACAACATATTATTCCATCCTTACATTCTAAACATAAAGCtgtgttgttattatttattgatttataaatatattcaaccTGATACAAACGACCGTCTGGAGAAAAAGTTGACACGGATAAATCATACCCAGCACTAAGTCCAgccataattaaaataaagcAAAATGAAATGATAAACGatcaaaaatatacaacaaaaattatatatattaaataaatattatataaatgttaaatgaatgttaaataaatattatataaatgttaaatatatattatataaatgttaaatatatattatataaatgttaaataaatattatataaatgttaaataaatattatataaatgttaaataaatattatataaatgttaaataaatattatataaatgttgtataaatattatataaatattaagttttaaaaaacaaaaaaaatatacatatatataatactttcaatattaaatatatgtataatctattttcatatataaattaatttatgtTTTCACTGAATTGTATTCGTTTTAGTTACATTCTTAAAAAGAAGGAACTATAaaattgttttaaaaaataaaaataaaaatatatataaatatatatatataatataatatgtatagttttcttttcttttcttttcttttcttttcttttttttttttttttttttatttaaggTAAATTGTAAAatgtgttatatttttatttgtttttggtAAGAATTATgcataaaataaacaattaatatattatataatatatatatatatatatatatatatgtatgtaaatTTTTACGTGTCAtcttaattatttatacatataaaataaaagaatattaaaaaaatattttaatataaacgGCTCTTccgaaatatttttttcatgaaACGATTATACTTACAtggtaatatatacatataatatatatatatatatatgtatatatgtatgtatgtattatatatgagtaggtaatattttaaaaaataaatgtatgttTAAAAgatgtattttttaatgtattcataaagattcaaaaaaaaaaaaaaaaaaaaaaaaaaaaaaaaaaaaaactatacatattatattatatatatatatatatatatatatttataaagtaataaatatatcatataatttcaTGGGTTTTTAAATAGCCTCATATATTAAGatatataactttttattaatatattgaattttaaatatatatatattatatatatatatatattatatatttattattatatgggAGCTTGGGCATAATGTCATGTACAcaaataattctttatttttcgtacgtaaaacaaaaaatattttacatgatacttttttacaatatatatttttataaatatgaaaagttttttctttaaaaaaatgaggTTTTACATATTTTGATGTAAAAAATGCATTTCGAATCGCACaacataaattataaaaagttaTTCCGAAGGAAATGTATACCTCTATAAAGCTATATATCACGAAATATGtgtcatcatatatatatatatatataataatcattcaactttataataataagggAACACAAGCCTTTCATATCATTGTAAATCTGGtcctgtttttttttaatgaaaatattatatacatatatatatataatatatatttttttctgacATTTTTGATGTTgcgttttttaaaaaagtcaCCTGAATTGTTCATacgaaaatgaaaaaaaaaaataataataaaataaataataaaataaataaaaataaatataaataaataaataaataaatatataaatatatacatatatatatatattaaataaaaagtgCATGTCTCATAAGATGgagaaaaaatatgaatttatatttgtgtatatatacacaGTAGAACCAATTACAAAAACCAATGTAACATTGGGgtgtatgaaaaaaaaaaaaaaaaaaaaaaaaaaaaaaaggtatatGAAACTCTGAgtgaaatgaaaatatttttgaatatataaataaaagtaataaattGAGATGTactaattaaaaaatattaacataaacaatatatatatatatatatattatcacgTTATGTAAATCTgatttttgtaaaattataatttggTTAAATTGTTTATAAGTTTAAATATGTGCATCAAAATGGTTAGcgtcttatatattttataaagcattaaaatatatatgtatatatgtaggatataattttttgtaagatttatatacacatttgTACATTGGTATGAAAACACAAgttaacatattaaaaaatactcttattattttattttattttgccCCCATGCAGACCAAaataaaatgagaaaaaatcCGTTACATTGTTTTTGTGCCTTTGTGAATATGATAAGACACGAATTTGGGTTTTTTGTACAAgaggagaaaaaaaagaaaaaaaaaattatattgcccatttaaatattatacatatgtatatatgtagatatatatatgtagatatatatatgtagatatatatatgtagatatatatatgtagatatatatatgtagatatatatatgtagatatatatatgtgtatataataatattggagctacttttttttttttattttttattttttttttattttttttttttattttttattttttttttttattttttattttttttttttattttttattttttattttttatttttttttattttttattttttattttattttttttttttgagggATGAATAGGGGATGGCACGtggtgttttattttatcctcCTTCTAATGAATAAATCATTAGGTGGAGAAGAGAAGCTTACCAAATTTGATCCTGTTATGATAAAAGAAGGAGAATTATTTGGGGAAGTGTCTTATGATTGTGAGTATAGTGGATTTCTAGAAATTGAGAATGAtgacattttatattattgtttttttgtaGGAGAAGATGATCATAATGGTTTATTATTAAGGAAGTTCCACATGGATGATATGGTATGGGGTATACCCATGGAAGTATTAATAACAcgtaagaaaataaatttatatatattaacggttgattatatattatctaaattaatattaatatatagttttgatgaaaaaataagaataactgtatttaataattatatggaaGAATCTGTGATGAGTGAAAAGATAAGTAttaattatgaaatattatataaagcaAATATGATTtcttatataacatatttttataaaaataaaaaatcttTATGTGTATGTGGTATGAAtagaaatgaaaatattttatgtactttttcttttgattATGGTTTAACCATGAAAGATGATCATACGatagaattttttttaaaaaaaaaaatccccCTTGGACATTATAAAATGCAAGTAACTTTTAAAGAAACGGaagtttattttaatttgtatAATGATTTGAATGAAACCAATTTTTATGAACTTAAATGTGTTAAGAAACAAGATGAATACATATGTGACATCATGAATAAAATACGTGAGACTCAAGAATATAACTACAAAAGGTATACATATCCGTCTAGTGAGCacaacaaatattataatgatcaTCATAATAAACAACCACAGGGGAAACAAGGGCAACAAGGTGGAGCACCATTACCAAACTTAggagaagaagaaaataatttcatttataaacatattgtacgtaataaatattttcaaatgATTGTTTTTCAGAAAGATCAAAAATGTTACCTTGCTTGGTCatttaattctttaaatataaatgatgaaattACGAAAGAAATATCGTCTGTTCCATGTTCGAATGTAGCATCATACTATAGGCAAGAGAGATTAATAGTGACTTTAAAAAAGAATCAGCTTGGATCAAggaatcatttttttctaatatatgaGGTAAGAAATGAGTTCATTTACAAGAAAATATAcgtgaataataaaatgtgcATAATGTAtgtaatgtatatatgaataataaaatgtgcATAATGTAtgtaatgtatatatgaataataaaatgtgcATATGTTTGTATGAGGGACACCAAATGtgttacataatatataatacgtaatatatatataaaaatatgtatacatatatgtatatataatatcgcacatatatatatatatatatatatatatatattatattattttattttatttttttattactccTTAGAAACTTACTGAAAAAGGCGTCGGGTGCGAATTTGGGGTTGGGGGAAGTCTCTATGTTACGAAGACCTTTATGAATAATACATGTGACATGGATATAAATAACATGAATGTTAGTACAACTAATTATGATGAAATTAATTTTTCTCTTATTATTCCGTTGTCTTTTCAGTTGAATTACAGTACATGTTTTATATGGGAAGAGAATGtggataataatgaagagaGGAGTAGCCTTTATTACTTGGAAGAATATACTAACgaaaaagaagatataaaagtatatactttttatttttataaatatatattaatatataaaaattttaaaaaaagcaCTTGTACATTTGAAAGTAAGAATAATGAAAAGTTATACATTTCTTTTAGAGGggatacatattataaagaatataattgTAACATATTATTAGATTCATGTGATTTCTTTCTTCATACACAAAGTAAAATCAATATCacatatgatgatgatgttTGGCAGGTTTCTGAAGAATTATATGATGGTTTTGTTATGTATAATGGAACTTATGTTTCTTTGTATGATGTTTTAAGTAGATCTAATGCTCATGGtttgatatatatagatggtaaagaaaataatacaagtattaatttgaataatataaaaaataacaacaacaataataataataataataataataataatactagtaataataataatattagtaataatagtaatagtaataattccTTTGGAGAACATGAAAAAGTAATCACGATAATAATTCCGTATGGTATCCCAAGCACACGTACAATAAAAATcgaatttttaaataaacaaaataatgaagaaaaaagatGGGCATATTTAAgattacaaaaaaatgaatatataatgaaaaaagtcATAGGAATAAATTCTTCTGACATTTTTgatttatcatataaatattataaatataatcaagaaaaaataaaatttattcttAACGATTTTTCAGAAACAACCTATTTAGGATTTATTTGTCAAactaaagaagaaataaaaaaaagtttatGTACAATATCGTTAGTTGATCATAGTCATAAAAATATGGcgattaataatttatttaaaacaaataatcatattttacCTTTCCTATATGATCAATCACCACCTAGAAAAATACAACCATATAATCAAATCATAAGTGAATTTCGAtttgttctttttaaaaacttTCATCTCTTTTTACAAGAAAACAAaatcaattatatattattaaaatgcaTGTGTTCATCTTCTTCTAGTTACAtaaatacacaaaaaaatatagagcTAAGTTATCTAATTACAAACGAACAAGTGTCACACGATTTTATTCATACCCCAGGAATTTTAATAAGACCCCGTACAAACATTTCTCACAATGATTatcaaaagaataataaaggAAATCATAAAGGCAATAATAAAAGCAATAATAAAAGCAATGATAAAGACAGTAATAATAACAGTAATAATAACAGTAATAAAAATGGTAATAATcacaatgataataataataataatcagaATAAAGATATAGACATCAATTCTAATTACtctatacataataataatgaaaaagtaaaaagaacaaaaaaaaaaattaatgatgCACCATATGACAAACAAGACGAAGAATTACCTTCTTACGATTTCAATGATCTActtcatgaaaaaaaaaatggtacCTCAGTTTTTGATTTCAACTTTGTACTGTTTCTGTTTATTTGTATCACATTCTTCTAGTAATGTTGAAGTGCCCCCGAAAAAAAAGGATCATCATGGATGACCACTATATGACTACCCCCAAACATTAATTACATAacgaaaaataaaacaaaaaaaacacatacatatatttatatatacattatatattctttttatttatatatattttttatttatatatattttttatttatatatattttttatttatatatattttttatttatatatattttcagaTTTGTAGttaatttgtaaaaaaatttataagtttataaatatacgaaatatacataacatacatacacatatatgtgtatatttcttattttattttattttattttttttttttttgaaacatttgttttttttgataatatttaaaaatatatttaaaaaaaaaaaaaaaattaaaattaaaacaatatatttaatattaattgtgtatatattatgatatatatcatattaattttttttttttttttttttttttttttttttttcacataaaaaataaggatGCCAGTTTGTATGATAGACAGCGCACAAACACAcaaacacacacacacatacatacatacatacatatatatatatatatataatactgtATAAGGTATTTACATAATAACTTATACCCacattacatattatatatcccaACCCTTTGATCATCAAACTAAAAGTAATATGTTCCGTTATCTTTGTAATATCTCAACAAATCTTCATTCAAATGTAGGTGTACATCTTCAAACCATTTATGCTTTAAAGCTTCATTAGCTGTTATCCTATTTTTGTAATCGTAACTTAAGAACTGATCTATTAAATCCAAACCCTCATCACTCAATATTCTTCTTCCATATATATCCgtaaatataatttgtaaCATTTTCAATCGGTCAATTTTAAATTTAGGCAATTCTCcaataaattctttttttaaaaggtcATCGAAATTTTCATTAGGGATACCTCTAAATACTAATATCTTAAATAAAACAGATGATTCAAATTTCGATGTGACAGGAACGAAACCTAATAAACATTCACACATGGTTATACCCACTGACCATATATCCActgaataattatataaagtaCTATTACATAAAATTTCTGGTGGTCTATATTGTAAAGTTATAATATTTGAATCCTTTGTTTCTGCTTTTAAGAAATGATCATATACACCTAATCCGAAATCAGCTATTTTGACTATCCATTCTTTGGGATCATTCAATCCATCTGACAagtattgtatattttttataagtgTATTAGCCGGTTTAATATCTCGatgtattataaatttcTTATGAAAATGATTAATACCTTGTAACATTTGATATATCACAACTTTTGTTTGGATTTCTGTTAAAGATGGCATTTCAGGATAAAAGCTTcgattttctattttttttaatggtaaataaacatattttacataattaCGTATATGGTCATATGTCATATCAATCCTTTCATTTGGTAAATACTGAGCTGTACATTGCTTTATGTGctgtataaataaagaatgcTTTTTCTTtactttatttaatatatcattcaAACTACAATCACACTTTTCTATTACTAAAAACAAATCCCAATTCTctatataatcattattcttattttcaatcttttttaattttttcgaATGTTTcctatattttaatttatcaatAGTTCTAGTATTCTCTTTTATTCTCACATGAccttttctcattttttttctgcATGAACTCTTGTATGCGTAATTATGAACTCCTCGTGATATTTTACCTACACCACGAACTTGCTTATTAACAAAATTGTTACCAACATAACCATTGTTAATATCATCATcaccatcatcatcatcatcatcaccaTCATCACCACCATCATCACCACCATCATCACCACCATCATCACCACCATCaccatttttgttattatcacCACCACCtttgttattatcattatcatttttgttattatcatcatcatttttgttattatcatttgtTACGGCCGCGTTACCCTTAAAATAATCGTAGTTACAATACACATCATCGGAATCTTTTCTTATATTACACTTATCCATCACATTATTAGTACCCCCCATATACAACAAAACCTTTTTGCTATCATGTTCTCCTTTTTTAACACCCTTCTTATACATTCCTCCCATagttatatcattattataaacgTGACCATCCCTGTAGGAACTAAAATTTTGTTCCACATTTTCTGGCTTATCTATACTATGCATAACCAAATCCTTTTCCAAATCTTCTATTGTTATACAATTTTTGGCTACAAAATTACTATATCTATTATTTCTTTGAACAGTTTCAAGAGAAGGGGAATATTGATTCCTCTCAGGTTTTCGATGTCTCTGAAAACTAAAATCATATTCAGCTGCAGAATCTTCATCATTTATCATTCCTTTATTATTACGATGGTTTTTTGTCTTTCCTTTTCGATATGTATGTACACGAAAACTATCTATTAAACAGACAACATTCGGATGAAATAATATtctcattatattatattcgtTCACTGCAAATTCTTCAGAaccaaatttatatttaaaattggGCCAAAAATATCTTAATACCTTAACAGcaaaatgtaaataacaATCATCTAACGATTCAGCCTTAAATACTTTTCCATATACACCTTCCCCTAATTTTTttactattttatattttttcataaaatcacggggaaataaatttaataatttttcaatATG carries:
- a CDS encoding 6-cysteine protein, with the translated sequence MNRGWHVVFYFILLLMNKSLGGEEKLTKFDPVMIKEGELFGEVSYDCEYSGFLEIENDDILYYCFFVGEDDHNGLLLRKFHMDDMVWGIPMEVLITRKKINLYILTVDYILSKLILIYSFDEKIRITVFNNYMEESVMSEKISINYEILYKANMISYITYFYKNKKSLCVCGMNRNENILCTFSFDYGLTMKDDHTIEFFLKKKIPLGHYKMQVTFKETEVYFNLYNDLNETNFYELKCVKKQDEYICDIMNKIRETQEYNYKRYTYPSSEHNKYYNDHHNKQPQGKQGQQGGAPLPNLGEEENNFIYKHIVRNKYFQMIVFQKDQKCYLAWSFNSLNINDEITKEISSVPCSNVASYYRQERLIVTLKKNQLGSRNHFFLIYEKLTEKGVGCEFGVGGSLYVTKTFMNNTCDMDINNMNVSTTNYDEINFSLIIPLSFQLNYSTCFIWEENVDNNEERSSLYYLEEYTNEKEDIKVYTFYFYKYILIYKNFKKSTCTFESKNNEKLYISFRGDTYYKEYNCNILLDSCDFFLHTQSKINITYDDDVWQVSEELYDGFVMYNGTYVSLYDVLSRSNAHGLIYIDGKENNTSINLNNIKNNNNNNNNNNNNNNTSNNNNISNNSNSNNSFGEHEKVITIIIPYGIPSTRTIKIEFLNKQNNEEKRWAYLRLQKNEYIMKKVIGINSSDIFDLSYKYYKYNQEKIKFILNDFSETTYLGFICQTKEEIKKSLCTISLVDHSHKNMAINNLFKTNNHILPFLYDQSPPRKIQPYNQIISEFRFVLFKNFHLFLQENKINYILLKCMCSSSSSYINTQKNIELSYLITNEQVSHDFIHTPGILIRPRTNISHNDYQKNNKGNHKGNNKSNNKSNDKDSNNNSNNNSNKNGNNHNDNNNNNQNKDIDINSNYSIHNNNEKVKRTKKKINDAPYDKQDEELPSYDFNDLLHEKKNGTSVFDFNFVLFLFICITFF
- a CDS encoding proteasome subunit alpha type-3, putative yields the protein MAGLSAGYDLSVSTFSPDGRLYQVEYIYKSINNNNTALCLECKDGIICCCINSNMDKNKMIKKNSYNRIYHVNNNIIITYSGFDGDARNIIDRARSEANTYYYNFHTNIPLHILVNRISLYIHAYTLYWHMRPFAASIIISSFNEKDKGDIYCIEPNGACYKYSGIVIGKNKEMFKTEIEKKDYKDINVRDAIEDIYKFILTSDDHMNKNNLQNLVNFSWICKESSYEFQNIHEEILTPALNKAVEYIEKLN
- a CDS encoding E3 ubiquitin-protein ligase, putative, whose amino-acid sequence is MSFIDEYDLDMYKNIVMANNCKDEELLCIFNTSSFLNTICFFIFVIMFLWALAILSRFYLSYNIMKYLKNRKAIYMKNMSRYIDDIKMLCRSHVNDIIRIKKKITPRHVEKINLNISINNNIQLFKNYLSSSSNDLNNLYKYSISFTFSSKNCIYIRLFFGVLLEEINDMIYNKTESYRNLNYYRDDENNKNMNHHNNLNNNNTVICIDNFKNFFREGFIKTLPSNKKNSSDATTFLLDNDKNDFFITNESYIENIIDFHTCYYKTSQSFYTSGTDLTYTMPYDENFCVTDILNRIEIEKKQKDENNSNNYSNNSSNNNSPNNDDNIYNNNNNNNNNNNDYNNNIYNHIYSDNLMFNDNISRAYRNNHLDSTNNNIFLSSEHTNRYKNNKVFLQNDSKILNHTSVDENIRIPLIIVLNDVPPTDEYYGHKENIKNNYNNINTTTTTNTTTTNNTTTTSHNNNNNNCNTLIVLVGFKKIKDKYKPFIIKDISVLSYSLSEQYDNLRKKKKKKGKSISNNNNYNNQIYQFVDILDIYGHEEHDKECLICMTSYKDTLLMPCRHSSFCYDCMKSLRQEKCPICRCLFTSFIKFPLKNVERVDT